The proteins below come from a single Alnus glutinosa chromosome 9, dhAlnGlut1.1, whole genome shotgun sequence genomic window:
- the LOC133877462 gene encoding uncharacterized protein LOC133877462 has product MIHLWQDNWHPLGVLYERFGSRVIYDAHSRLDSRLDSVLSNGIWCWKPARSEELVDIQSRLPEVQLGYVDKPIWTVARKGSYVSADTWDFLRDKKCEVDWWHVVWFPFAIPKHAFIMWLAVQNRLSTGDRLLAWGFQGDAQCVFCRNGVETRDHIFFMCSFSARIWKNCMQRCNDLAPSLDWQRVLNDDCRTWKKKTMAGVLCRLVLSSVVYNIWKARNAIKYQNAPKSEEQILKQIFWEVRSRISGREKFKKNRENVKFCHLWNVDVSILV; this is encoded by the coding sequence ATGATTCATCTTTGGCAGGACAACTGGCATCCTCTTGGAGTGTTGTATGAGAGGTTTGGCTCCCGTGTTATCTATGATGCTCATAGTCGGTTGGATTCTAGACTTGATTCTGTTTTAAGTAATGGCATTTGGTGTTGGAAGCCTGCTCGGTCAGAGGAGCTTGTTGATATACAGAGTCGTCTTCCTGAAGTTCAGCTTGGTTATGTTGATAAACCGATATGGACGGTTGCTCGTAAGGGTTCCTATGTAAGTGCTGACACTTGGGATTTTTTGAGGGATAAGAAATGTGAGGTTGATTGGTGGCATGTTGTTTGGTTCCCTTTTGCAATTCCAAAACATGCTTTTATCATGTGGCTGGCTGTACAGAATAGATTAAGTACGGGTGATCGGCTGTTGGCTTGGGGTTTTCAAGGTGATGCACAATGTGTGTTCTGCAGGAATGGTGTTGAGACCCGAGATCATATTTTTTTCATGTGTAGTTTCAGTGCTCGTATATGGAAAAATTGTATGCAAAGGTGTAATGACTTGGCTCCTTCTCTTGATTGGCAGAGGGTGTTGAATGACGATTGTAGAActtggaagaagaagacgatGGCAGGAGTTCTTTGTCGTTTGGTATTGAGCTCTGTTGTCTATAATATCTGGAAAGCCAGGAATGCTATTAAGTATCAAAATGCTCCTAAATCTGAAGAGCAGATACTCAAGCAGATTTTTTGGGAAGTTAGATCAAGAATTTCTGGAAGagaaaagtttaagaaaaatagagagaatgtTAAATTTTGTCATCTCTGGAATGTAGATGTCTCTATTCTTGTATAA